CCCCCTGGCCCAAGCCGAAGAGGACACGACGCCGCCGGTTCTCACCTTCGTCGAGCCGACACCTGAAGACGGCTCCCTCCTCGACGACTCGACCGTAACCATAAACGTTACAGCTAACGAGAACCTCACCTCGGCTTTCCTAGAGTTCGACGGGGTAAACCATACAATGGCCGGGAGCGGAAGGGAGTGGAGCTACACGCTGAGCGTTTCCGACGGTTCACACTCCTTCAGGGTTTACGGACAGGATTTGGCCGGAAACAACGGGACGAGCGAGGAGCGGAGCTTTGAAGTTGATACTCAAGCGCCGACCTACACCAGTGTGGGGCAGGACAGAGACGACGTTCCCCAGGGCGAAACCCTCCACGTTTATGCCTTCTGGAGTGACCCGCATCTGGAGGAGGCCCTACTGCACACCAACATCAGCGGCTCGTGGGAGGTCTTGGACGGGTTCTCCTTCGAGGGAACCTCAGGCTGGAGCAACTTCTCGATAAGCATGGACGAGCCGGGCCTCTACTGCTGGTACATAGAGGGCACTGACGAGCTAGGACACTCGAACGAAACCCCGATTTACTGCTTCGAGGTTCATTCGCCGCCGGAGGTGATCTCCTACTCGCCCGAAAGTCCCGTCGAGAGCTACGTCGGGGATTCCGTTACGTTCACCGTAACGGCCAATGGGGTAGTGAACGTCACCTGGTACGTCGGTGAGGATGAGGTTAAGCGCGAGGAGAACGTCCAGACGTCGAGCTACACCGGTTCAATGCCAGCGGAGGGCGAGTACAGCGTATATGCGGTAATCGAGAACGCCTACGGGAGCCTCACCCATTACTGGACATGGTACGTCTACGAGAGGCCGGGCTTCGTTATCTCCTTCGCCGACCCCACTCCCGAAGACGGCGCGATGCTGAACGTGAGAACCGTCACGATAAACGTCACCTCTTCGTTTGAGCTCGACAACGCCACCCTTGAGTGGAACGGGGCAAACGAGAGCATGAGCGGTTCCGGAGAGAGCTGGTGGCTGACCAAGGAGAACCTGCCGGACGGGGATTACACCTTCAGGGTCTACGGTTCGGCGGACGGCGTTACCAACAGAACCGAAGAAAGGACGATCGAGGTAGACGCGACGCCGCCGGAGCTTTTGGAGAGCGGGCAGAGTACTGACCTGGCCCACGTTGGGGAGAGCGTTACCCTCTTCGCGAGATGGAGCGACGTCCACCTGAGGAGTGCCGTCCTCTGGAGCAACACCACCTTCGCCGACGGCGTTTTCATCTGGGAGAAGACACCACTGGAAATAGCTGACGGCTGGAGCAACTGGACGGTGAGCATCACCGAGGAGATGGCTGGAAAGACCTTCTGCTGGTACATGGTTGCGAACGACACCTTCGGGAACGAAAACGAGAGTGAAGAGTGGTGCTTCAGCGTCGAAGAGAGGCTGAGAATAATCTCCTTCTCGCCTGAGGAAGAAGAGGTAACCATGTGGGACAACGGGAGCGTTGCCTTCTCGATTACCCTCAACCAGGTTGCGAACATCACCTGGTTCGTGAACGGGAGTGAAGTTAAGAGGGAAGAAAGCTCAAGCTCGGAATACGTAAATTCAAGCCTCGTTCCCGGCCTCTGGAACGTCAGTGTAAGGGCAACAAGCGGCGGTGAAGAAGTTGGGCACTCCTGGAGGCTCGTCGTCCTCACCGACACAACTCCACCCTCCCTTTCCTTCGTTCCACCGACGCCGGAAAACGGCTCCCTCATTGGAACTTCTACCGTTACGTTCAGCCTCACGTCAAACGAGGCCCTCAGCGGTGCGGTTCTTTACCTCGATGGAACTCCGCATCCGATGGAGGGGGGCGGGCGGAACTGGCACGCTACGCTCGAAGTTCCAGAGGGGGAGCATTCTTTCTACGCCTCCGGAACAGACCTTCACGGCAACGAAAACACGACGGAGATCAGAACGTTCGAGGTTGATACTGAGGCACCGCGCTACCTCTCCTACGGCCAGGAAAAGGATTCAGTTCTCCAAGGGGAAGTGATAGAGGTCTACTCCCTCTGGGACGAGGCCCATCCCGAGGTGGCACAACTCGAAACCAACGCGACAGAAAGCGGTACCTGGGAGGCCGTGGAGACCGCCGAATACTCCGACTGGGCGAACTTCACGATAGACACCTCAGAACTTTCAGCGGGAACCTACTGCTGGCGCATCAGGGCCTACGACGAGCTTGAGAGGGAGAACGCGACTCCTGAGACCTGTTTCCTCGTGGAGGAGCCGCTAAAGCTAATATCATTCTCTCCGGAAGCCGAAGAGGTTAGCTATTCGGACAACGAAACAGCCTCTTTCTCCGTAACTCTCAACCAAATTGCAAACGTCACCTGGTTCGTCAACGGCACGGAAGTCCTGAGCGAAGAGGGGATCACATCAATTTACACCAACTCGACGCTCCTAATTGGCCTCTGGAACGTGAGCGTGAGGGCAAGCAATGAGAACGGAGAAGTCTCCCACTGGTGGTTAATGCGTGTTGAGGAAGCAGACACAACTCCACCGGCGCTCTGGTTCGTGGAGCCGACGCCTTCCAACGGAAGCTTCCTCAATACTAACGAAGTAACCTTCAGGCTCCTGTCAAACAAAGCCCTCTCGTCGGCGGTTCTGGTGCTTGACGGGGAAAGCCACGAGATGAATGGAGAAGGAACCGAATGGACGCTTGAGCTTACCTTACCCGAGGGAACCCACACCTTCCACGCCGAGGCCGTTGATATGGCAGGAAACGCCAACGAGACGGAAGAGAGGAGCTTTACGGTGGATACCACCCCACCCACTCTGACGTTTGTGCCCTCAACACCGGAGAACGGTTCCCTCCTAAACCGCACCTCCGTTACAGTCAGTATAAGAGCCGACGAAGACCTGAGTTCCGCGGTTCTCGAAATCGACGGCGTTAACCACACGATGAGCGGATCCGGAAGGGAGTGGAACTTCACGATCAGAGTCTCGGAGGGAGGCCATAGCTTCAGGGTCTACGGCTTCGACTGGGCCGGCAACGTTGGAACGAGCGGAGTGAGGACCTTCACGATTGATACGACCCCACCGGAGATAGAGTTCCTTCCCCCAACACCGGCCAACGGTTCTACCCTCAACACGAGTGGGATAACCGTCGGAATAACCGCCAGCGAAGTTCTGAGGGGGGCGTTCCTGGAGCTTGACGGGGTTAACTACAGCATGACGAACCGCGGAGCGGAGTGGTGGTGCAACGTTACCGTCCCCGAGGGCGACCACAGGATCAGGGCATATGCAATTGATCTGGCGGGGAACAGAGGAAGGAGCAGAACTCTGAACTTCACGATTGATCTGACGCTGCCAGAGGCGACGTTCATTGAGCCGACGCCCGCCGATGGTTCCGTAACCTCTTCAACCACGATCGAGTTCAGGATAACCCCCAGCGAGAAACTATCGGAAGCGGTGCTGCACATTGATGGGGAAACCCATACCATGACGAGGCAGGACACCTACTGGACGGTAACCCTGACCCTCCCCGAGGGAGACCACACGTTCCAGGCGGAAGTGACGGACGAAGCTGGCAACAGGGGGCTTACGGAGGAGAGACGCTTCACAATCGACACCACACCCCCAAGCATAGCCTTCGTTCCACCCACTCCGGAGAACGGCTCGCTCCAGGGGGCGTACGTCTACAGGTTCGCAATCAACGCGAGCGAGAACCTCACCTCTGCGGTGCTCGAGCTGGATGGGACGAACATAACCCTCTCCGGCTCGGGGAGGCACTGGGAATCGGACGTAATAAGCTTGAACAGTGGGTCACACAGCTTCAGGGTTTACGGGCAGGATTTGGCGGGGAACCTCGGAGAGAGCGAGTTCAGAGTTTTTGAGGTGGACAACACGCCACCCAGCGTCGAAGAACGGCTCGCAAACCTCACGGTCATCTCCTACGTGGGTGACGTGGTCTACGCAAAGGCAGAGAGGAAGAGCCGGGCGGGGGTGATTCTCAACGCGAGCGATGAGCATCCCGGCCTCTACACCGTTGACTTCAACCCGGATGCCAACACCCCGCAGGAGGGCTGGTACAGGCTGGAGGAAGGTACTTACCTGAGCGGCGAGCCTTTCTTCATCCCCTTCAACACGAGCGAGGAAGCCTACGTGATCTACGCGGTGAACGTTGGGGATTCGCTGGGGAACTTTGGGTACTTCAGGTACTTCTACCTCACCGTCGAGGACACGACGCCTCCGGCCAGAATAGAGACCCTCTACGTTGGAACCTTCGTCGGGGGGGCCGAGATAGGCTGGATCAATCCAAGCGATGACGACTTCGACCACACGGAACTCTGGATAGGGGAGAACCTCGCTGGAAACTTCACGGGCGAACCGGGGAGCAGCAGTGGTTACACCGCCTACCTAACTCCGGGCGAGACCTACAACGTCTCCGTAATCCCCGTTGACAGGTACGGGAACAGGGGAGAGCCAACCTGGAGAACCGTCACCATTCCGTATCCGGACCTGAGCGAGGCAACCTACATTCCGCCGACGCCCGAGAACGGAACGGAACTGCCACCAGACACCCGGAACGTCACGGTTAAGGTGAGTTCGTCGGAGAAGATTGCCTCGTGCGTTGTGGTCTGGGACGGGAGCGCCTACAGCGTTCCAGTGGAGAGCAGGCTCGTCAACTACATCGACGAGAGGGGCAGGATGCGCTCAAGGATCGTCTACACCTGCGAGAAGACCTTCTCGGGCCGGCTCAACGGCGAACACTACTTCTACGCCATCGTCTACGACGGCTACGGCAACGAGAGAACCCTTGGATTGAGGAACATAAACGTCCTCTGGCCGTGCTTTGAGGACTGCAGCCTGGAGATGACCTCTCCAAGGCCGGAGAGCAACGTCATGAGCCTGCTGGTTCCGGTGAACTTCACCTTCCGGGGCAACGCGCCGCCGGTCAGTTACACCCTCTCCATCGAGGGACTGGCGCGGTTCAACATCTCGCCCAGCGTGGGCTATATCCAAACGGAGGGGGGGCTGCTGGGGCGCGGGAGCTACCTTCTCGACCTGAGGGACCTGAGAAAGGAGGTTGAAAAGGCCATTGATGTCGGCGAGCCGTTGGTGCTGTCCATCACGGCAACAGGGCACTGTGGTAGGAGCGTAAGCGGGGAGACGGTTTTCACGCTCTGTAAGGGCAACAGGCCGCCGGAGATGAAGGCGGATCTCCACACCAACTACAGACCGGGTGAGAGCGTTGTTCCGGAGATAAGGGTCAACGACCCGGACGGAAACCTCGAAGGCCTTTACGTATCCATCAACGGCGGCCCTTACATCAGGTACGAAGAGGGAACGGACATCTCGGCCAACCTAACCCCCTACGCGGGGAACGTCGTCCGGATAAAGGCGGCCGACCTCTGCGGGGCCGAGACGGTTGAGACCTTCAAGGTCGAGGTCTCCGGGCCGCCAATCAGCGGAGACTGGGTGGTGAACGAGAGCCAGGCCTGCCACGGAAGGGAGTACACCGTGAACGGCAGCGTTCTGATAACGGAAAGCGGCTCGCTCACGCTGAGGGACTGCCAGATTCACGTGCTCGGTGAAGGGGTCGAGGTCAACGGCACGCTGGAGGTCATCGAGGGTTCACTCGTGGACGGCCCATCCCTAAGCCTGACCGGGAGCGGTGGAAAGCTCGAAGTCGAGGATTCGGCCCTCGAAGGCCTCTCAGGAGGAACCTTCGATGGGAGCGCCGCCTTCATCGGCTCGGACGTTGGGGGCAGTGTGAGGATAAGTGGAAACCTGATGGCCGAGGGAAGCTCCTTCCACAGCGGTTCCGGGCTGACCTATCTGAAGCCCGACTGGATGGAGAAGAGAACGCTGAGCATCACCGGAAGCTCCTTCAGCGGTGGGGACAGCGGCTTCACCTTTATCGGGAGCATCTCGAACCTCCAATGGACGCTGGAGGACATCACAATAGAGAACAGCCGCGACTGCGGACTGTCCGTTCAGATACCCGAAAACGAGTACAGCACTCTCGTTGTGAAGGGAGCGGTGATACGGAACAACGGGAGAGGCGTCTGCGTAAAGAACGCGAAGATGCGCTTCGAGGACTCGGTGGTTGACTCGAACGGCGATGCAAACTTCGACCTCGACCTGAACGGCAACTGGCTCTGGGTGAGCGATTCGAACGTAACGGGGAGCAGGTATGCCTTCATCGCCCGGAACACGGGTGGGATAGAGGTATGGGACATCAACGTGAGCGGGAGCGTCTCGCCGTATCCCGCCTACCTCATCGTCCACGTGAGCAGTGGAAAGAGGGCGAGATTTGAGAACGGGGACGCGGGCAACTTCTACGCCTACGTTGATGGTGATCTCGTCGTCAAGAGCTACCACCTCCAAGACGGCACGATTACCGTTCATCCGGGAGGGACCCTCCGCGTTGAGGACACCGACGGGATTCCGGCAACGAACCCGCTCGACAGGGACGCGAGCGTGCTAAAGAAGATGACGGTAACCGGGGGATCGGGAAGCGAGGAGTCAACGCTCATCCTGCTGAACTCGAAGCTCGAAGGCAGCACCGTCGAGAGCTACTCGAAAGGGACGCTCATCAGGGGCTGCCACATTGAGGGCGGAAGCCTTGCGTTCAACACGTTCCTCTTCTGGAACCAGGAGGACACCGAAACGCTGGGCGAGGCCATAGGCGAGAACTCAGAGTGGTTTTACTCCACAACAAGACCAGCAGAGGACTGGATTTATACGACATCCACCGCTGGAATGGAAGCGAGCGATGGACCCTTCTACGCGGATTCCTACAAGTCCCACTTCACCGGTGGAACTGAGGTGGAGGAGTTCACCGACCTCTACCTCAAGAGGGTCTTTACCCTGGACGAGCTTCCTGCCCAGGCCTGGCTGAACTACTACGCAATAAGCGGCGTGGAGATATACGTCAACGGAAGGAAGGTCGTTGATAAGCTCGACCACGAGGCCCAGCTCTCCTACACCTACGCCTGGGGAGGGGCAGAAATAACCGCCCACCCGCTCATGGACGTCATTGACGTGGGCGGCTACCTTAGGCCCGGCGAGAACGTCATAGCGGTGCACGTGAGGAGTCCTAACCGCTACCCATACCTCCAGCTCGGGGCCTTTAAGGCGACGCTTAACCTCGTCGGGGGGATGGCAGGATTAACGGACAGCGTGGTGAGGGCACCAATCACGGGAATGGCGGCGAGGCTCATCATGGCGAGGGACGAGGTGGACTCGAACATCACGTTTACCTACTACTCCAGGGTTAGGATAAGCGATTCGACGCTCCACGGGGGCATCGGTGCGGAGGGCAGCCTCGAGCTATTCAGGAGTGAGGTTATTGGAAGCGGGAGCGGCCAAGGGATACATCTGGGGTCGGTGTTTAACGCACTCGTCAACGAGAGCACCGTGAGGGGCTTCTCCCAGGGAATCCACGCGCAACCCGGAAAGAGAGGAACCTCAACCCTCGGTGTCTATTCAAGCAGGATAAGCGGGAACGGCGTTGGAGTCTATGCCCGCGGTATCAACATGACGGTGAGGAGCAGCTACATCATGCACAACGGCGAAGGAATTGATCTCAGCTACGTTGAGGGAAGGGTTGAGGACAGCTTAATCTCCGACAACGGTGTTGGAATACTCGTCCATCCCTACGTCGGTGGGGGACTCCTCGTTGACCACGACACCGTGGTGAGCAACGACGTGGGTCTCTCGGTGAAGGACGGAAACGGTGAGGGCGTCGCGATAGGGAACAGCATAATCCAGAACAACGATCTCGGCCTCTTCGTTAACGGCAGCGCGTCAATACTAGCCCTGAACAACTCCATCGTCAACACCCGTGGGGTTCACATCGTCAGGAACTCCGCTTACACAGTATTGAAGAGGACGGACTGGGGCGGCCACGAGCCGGTTCTCGTTGAGAACTACACCGGCGGAACCATGTACACCGCCGACGGCGAGGAGAGCGAGGACTACGATATCCTTGTCGAGAGCGGAACGCTAACCCTCGTTGACACGGTTGAGATCGGAAGCGGCTGGGGCTCAAGCCTCCTCGGCGCCTTCCTCTCCGTCTACCCGATGGAGGGGGACGAGGTTAAGGGCGTCGTGACTCTCGCCGGGAGCGCCAGCTCGAGGAGCGGGATAGCCAAGGTGAACTACACCCTCGTGTGGAACGGCACGGAGGAGCTGATAGGGGAAGCGACGCCGAACTCCCCCGAATACCACGACTACGTCACCTTCGACTCCCTCGCAAGGAACCTCACAGGTTTTGGCTACCTCAAGTTCACGGCAAAAGCCTCGGACGGAACGAGCGTGAGCGCTGTCAGGAGGGTCTACTTCGGAAACGCCCACATAGATATAGTCTCGGTCTCAGTAAACCATCCAACGGCCGTCTACGTCTACCGCCGCTACCACGAGGGAGAGGAGACCAGCATGCCCTACGACGAGCGCTTCGCCAACGTCACGGTTACCCTCCGCAACACGGGCAACCTGACGGGGGTGGTCAAGGTCGAACTCGTCCTTCCGGAGTACATAGAGCGCCACACCGGCAGGGTAAGTCTCTTGGTTGCCGTTCCGGGGGGGATGAGCGGCGAGTTCCACGCGCTGATTCCAATAACCGTCTACGACCCGATAACGCTGAAATGGGACCCTCTCCCTGACGAACTGCCCTCCAACCACAGGATACCAATGGATGTTAAGCTCTACGACCTGGACGGCATCGTGAGGGACGAGGCCTCAAGGGAGATAGGCTTCGACCTCGGCCCGGTGTTCAAGATAGAGTCCTACTCGGCCTACCCCTACACGCGCCAGTTCTGTCAGAACGAGCCCGGACACTGTCACGTGAAGGAGTTCTCGGAGGGAACGACGTACACCTACGATGGCGATGGAGATGATGACCTCGAGGCGGCGGAGAGCCACCACTTCGACCTCGACATGAGGAACGTTGGGGACAAAAGGGCATACATAAAGCTGGTGGACGTGAGGGACCAGATACCCGAGCGCGATCCAAACGCCCACTACAAGTTCCTCAGGAAGATGTCCGTAGCCATAGAGGAGAAGGGCAACGTCTACACCCTCGACGTTGAGTCAGCGAACTTAACAGGCCTCGCTCCTCCCGGAGGGCTGAAGTGGGTATACGGGGCATGGATGCCCTGGTGGCACGACGACCCGCCGAAGTGGATACCCCCGGTTAACTTCTCGGGGGACTACATGACCTCGGTTGCCATCAACTACGTCCCCTACGAGAACGGCCAACCCTCCGACTGGGTCTACACAACATATTCCATAAACTACGAGAAGACCCCGGTGAAGGCCCTCAACAAGACCTTCGTGCCCTTCAGCGAGTCCCTCGGGCCGGTTCAGATAGACGTGCTCGGCATCAACGGGAACAAGACCTACATGAGGCTCAGAAACACGGACGAGAACATCTACTACAGCTACTACGTGGAGGGGGCCTACGACATGGATCCGGAAGGCTACGTGTGGTACCACGTCATACCGCCCGGCTTCGAGTTCAAGGCGATAGCGGATCAGAGCAAGGAACCGGGAACGGTGGTTCCCCACTACAGGGTCAACGCCGGCGTTGACTACTCCCTCCTGTTCAACGAGCTTCAGCTCGCGGCCATAGCCACCGAAGGGGCGCTCAAAGTCTACGACATAGACGTTCCCGTCGAGACCATAGTGATGGCCATAGCCAAGTCCGGGCTGAAGATAGGGAACATCGTCGGAAACATAGACTTCCCGGATGACCAGACGATAGAGGAGTACTCGAAGAGCAGCTCGGCCGTCCATGTAAACGCGATGCTCTCCGCCGACAACACCACCATCGTCCCCCTGACGCTGAACGACTTCGTGCGCTGGGAGGAGGACTACGGGATGGATCAGGGCTACTACTACAACCTAACCCACCTCTCGGAGATTCCGCTCGATGCGAAGGTTAGCGTGCTGACGACCCTCGCCAAGGCCATAGTCACGGACGATGAACTCCAGACGGTCTTCATAGAGACGGTGCTCGAGGTTGTGGACAACGACGTCCTCAACGAGGTTTACAAGAACGTGCAGGAGATGAAGGAGCCTCCAGATCCGGGGGACGAGGTGGAAGAGAACCTCAACAACATGAGGGATGATATAAACGAGATGCTCGTGGAGTACCTCCAGGAGGAGATAAAGAAGCAGAAGTCCTTCCAGGAGCTTGATCCCAAAGAGCAGAAAAAGGCCCTCAAGAAGAGCGGAAAGAGCATAGCCGCCGCGATAGAAACCTTTGAGAAGATGGGCGAATGGGCCTTTTACAACATCTACGCCGTGATGACGAAGCCATCCCCCATGCAGATACAGGTTCTCGACCCGCCGGCCAACTACACGGTTGAGGCTGAGAAGATGGACACCGTGGTTCTCCTCGGGGGAGAGACCGGTAACCTCGACGGCTGGGGCAACGTGAGCCTTACCTTCGGGAATCCTGACGTTTACCGCGCTGAGTACATAGTGCCGACGCCAGCCACCAGAGTCGGCCCGCTCTTCAACGGAACCTTCGAGAGCATGAGGGTCGAGATAGACGGAAGGAGAGAGGGCCAAGTGCTCGGAGAGGTCAGGATGGAGATAAGGCCCGACGCACGGAACGCCTCCATGGTCTTCGCCCTCTTCAGAAACGGGGCATTCGCGAGGGCCTTCGTCGGTGCCTACATGGTGAGAATTGAGTCCCTCAACGTGAGCATAGAGAACAACACGGTGTTCCTCAGCGCGGAGGGCGAGCTGGCCTCGCTCCCGGAGGATGAGGAAGTGCACATAACCCTGAACGTCGGGAAGATTCTCACCAACG
This window of the Thermococcus siculi genome carries:
- a CDS encoding Ig-like domain-containing protein, which translates into the protein MKKLVILLIYLLLASYLNMGFVGFAQVGANGKGGYSNMHLNGVENGVDVGYTPEAPEGGSLEVTILSPEEKIYNTTTIDLNVTANKPVDEWRYSLNGGKNITFTPNTTITAEEGENSLEVYALAGDESAMAQVSFYVQVNDTTPPGTVRNLHHEVGSDYILWTWENPEDKDFDEALVYIDGKFEGGTADGEWLLDGLSPGETHTIGILTNDTSGNVNTTWVNDTATTLTPSETVYVNESGWWYEGGAFNPSETPLQSGIGAAPENGTVVVLHGNYGESVEIDKPLTLRSSGLAVIEGDGSELDEGVKPVVYISADNVTLRDLTVASSISNIGIWLDGVHNCTFEGSNVTITEASEDFRYGVYLSYGGGNTVRNNGISVFGFQGVGVYVYEEEGRSDVYGNTVTVNGDGADGIEVFYTSADVHDNTVGISGITENSGYALYLYLAGNSGVDDNDVATSLNEANAWAITVVGEFSGTLSGNQINDLSVDIRCPGDCMVRGVGESERPAPPEGYSDIDEFLEASADTWLYLTFHYDDFTLEGLNEDSLGIWRFSEGWTLDGVSDPSLDTVENTVGANLTQFSIFAPLAQAEEDTTPPVLTFVEPTPEDGSLLDDSTVTINVTANENLTSAFLEFDGVNHTMAGSGREWSYTLSVSDGSHSFRVYGQDLAGNNGTSEERSFEVDTQAPTYTSVGQDRDDVPQGETLHVYAFWSDPHLEEALLHTNISGSWEVLDGFSFEGTSGWSNFSISMDEPGLYCWYIEGTDELGHSNETPIYCFEVHSPPEVISYSPESPVESYVGDSVTFTVTANGVVNVTWYVGEDEVKREENVQTSSYTGSMPAEGEYSVYAVIENAYGSLTHYWTWYVYERPGFVISFADPTPEDGAMLNVRTVTINVTSSFELDNATLEWNGANESMSGSGESWWLTKENLPDGDYTFRVYGSADGVTNRTEERTIEVDATPPELLESGQSTDLAHVGESVTLFARWSDVHLRSAVLWSNTTFADGVFIWEKTPLEIADGWSNWTVSITEEMAGKTFCWYMVANDTFGNENESEEWCFSVEERLRIISFSPEEEEVTMWDNGSVAFSITLNQVANITWFVNGSEVKREESSSSEYVNSSLVPGLWNVSVRATSGGEEVGHSWRLVVLTDTTPPSLSFVPPTPENGSLIGTSTVTFSLTSNEALSGAVLYLDGTPHPMEGGGRNWHATLEVPEGEHSFYASGTDLHGNENTTEIRTFEVDTEAPRYLSYGQEKDSVLQGEVIEVYSLWDEAHPEVAQLETNATESGTWEAVETAEYSDWANFTIDTSELSAGTYCWRIRAYDELERENATPETCFLVEEPLKLISFSPEAEEVSYSDNETASFSVTLNQIANVTWFVNGTEVLSEEGITSIYTNSTLLIGLWNVSVRASNENGEVSHWWLMRVEEADTTPPALWFVEPTPSNGSFLNTNEVTFRLLSNKALSSAVLVLDGESHEMNGEGTEWTLELTLPEGTHTFHAEAVDMAGNANETEERSFTVDTTPPTLTFVPSTPENGSLLNRTSVTVSIRADEDLSSAVLEIDGVNHTMSGSGREWNFTIRVSEGGHSFRVYGFDWAGNVGTSGVRTFTIDTTPPEIEFLPPTPANGSTLNTSGITVGITASEVLRGAFLELDGVNYSMTNRGAEWWCNVTVPEGDHRIRAYAIDLAGNRGRSRTLNFTIDLTLPEATFIEPTPADGSVTSSTTIEFRITPSEKLSEAVLHIDGETHTMTRQDTYWTVTLTLPEGDHTFQAEVTDEAGNRGLTEERRFTIDTTPPSIAFVPPTPENGSLQGAYVYRFAINASENLTSAVLELDGTNITLSGSGRHWESDVISLNSGSHSFRVYGQDLAGNLGESEFRVFEVDNTPPSVEERLANLTVISYVGDVVYAKAERKSRAGVILNASDEHPGLYTVDFNPDANTPQEGWYRLEEGTYLSGEPFFIPFNTSEEAYVIYAVNVGDSLGNFGYFRYFYLTVEDTTPPARIETLYVGTFVGGAEIGWINPSDDDFDHTELWIGENLAGNFTGEPGSSSGYTAYLTPGETYNVSVIPVDRYGNRGEPTWRTVTIPYPDLSEATYIPPTPENGTELPPDTRNVTVKVSSSEKIASCVVVWDGSAYSVPVESRLVNYIDERGRMRSRIVYTCEKTFSGRLNGEHYFYAIVYDGYGNERTLGLRNINVLWPCFEDCSLEMTSPRPESNVMSLLVPVNFTFRGNAPPVSYTLSIEGLARFNISPSVGYIQTEGGLLGRGSYLLDLRDLRKEVEKAIDVGEPLVLSITATGHCGRSVSGETVFTLCKGNRPPEMKADLHTNYRPGESVVPEIRVNDPDGNLEGLYVSINGGPYIRYEEGTDISANLTPYAGNVVRIKAADLCGAETVETFKVEVSGPPISGDWVVNESQACHGREYTVNGSVLITESGSLTLRDCQIHVLGEGVEVNGTLEVIEGSLVDGPSLSLTGSGGKLEVEDSALEGLSGGTFDGSAAFIGSDVGGSVRISGNLMAEGSSFHSGSGLTYLKPDWMEKRTLSITGSSFSGGDSGFTFIGSISNLQWTLEDITIENSRDCGLSVQIPENEYSTLVVKGAVIRNNGRGVCVKNAKMRFEDSVVDSNGDANFDLDLNGNWLWVSDSNVTGSRYAFIARNTGGIEVWDINVSGSVSPYPAYLIVHVSSGKRARFENGDAGNFYAYVDGDLVVKSYHLQDGTITVHPGGTLRVEDTDGIPATNPLDRDASVLKKMTVTGGSGSEESTLILLNSKLEGSTVESYSKGTLIRGCHIEGGSLAFNTFLFWNQEDTETLGEAIGENSEWFYSTTRPAEDWIYTTSTAGMEASDGPFYADSYKSHFTGGTEVEEFTDLYLKRVFTLDELPAQAWLNYYAISGVEIYVNGRKVVDKLDHEAQLSYTYAWGGAEITAHPLMDVIDVGGYLRPGENVIAVHVRSPNRYPYLQLGAFKATLNLVGGMAGLTDSVVRAPITGMAARLIMARDEVDSNITFTYYSRVRISDSTLHGGIGAEGSLELFRSEVIGSGSGQGIHLGSVFNALVNESTVRGFSQGIHAQPGKRGTSTLGVYSSRISGNGVGVYARGINMTVRSSYIMHNGEGIDLSYVEGRVEDSLISDNGVGILVHPYVGGGLLVDHDTVVSNDVGLSVKDGNGEGVAIGNSIIQNNDLGLFVNGSASILALNNSIVNTRGVHIVRNSAYTVLKRTDWGGHEPVLVENYTGGTMYTADGEESEDYDILVESGTLTLVDTVEIGSGWGSSLLGAFLSVYPMEGDEVKGVVTLAGSASSRSGIAKVNYTLVWNGTEELIGEATPNSPEYHDYVTFDSLARNLTGFGYLKFTAKASDGTSVSAVRRVYFGNAHIDIVSVSVNHPTAVYVYRRYHEGEETSMPYDERFANVTVTLRNTGNLTGVVKVELVLPEYIERHTGRVSLLVAVPGGMSGEFHALIPITVYDPITLKWDPLPDELPSNHRIPMDVKLYDLDGIVRDEASREIGFDLGPVFKIESYSAYPYTRQFCQNEPGHCHVKEFSEGTTYTYDGDGDDDLEAAESHHFDLDMRNVGDKRAYIKLVDVRDQIPERDPNAHYKFLRKMSVAIEEKGNVYTLDVESANLTGLAPPGGLKWVYGAWMPWWHDDPPKWIPPVNFSGDYMTSVAINYVPYENGQPSDWVYTTYSINYEKTPVKALNKTFVPFSESLGPVQIDVLGINGNKTYMRLRNTDENIYYSYYVEGAYDMDPEGYVWYHVIPPGFEFKAIADQSKEPGTVVPHYRVNAGVDYSLLFNELQLAAIATEGALKVYDIDVPVETIVMAIAKSGLKIGNIVGNIDFPDDQTIEEYSKSSSAVHVNAMLSADNTTIVPLTLNDFVRWEEDYGMDQGYYYNLTHLSEIPLDAKVSVLTTLAKAIVTDDELQTVFIETVLEVVDNDVLNEVYKNVQEMKEPPDPGDEVEENLNNMRDDINEMLVEYLQEEIKKQKSFQELDPKEQKKALKKSGKSIAAAIETFEKMGEWAFYNIYAVMTKPSPMQIQVLDPPANYTVEAEKMDTVVLLGGETGNLDGWGNVSLTFGNPDVYRAEYIVPTPATRVGPLFNGTFESMRVEIDGRREGQVLGEVRMEIRPDARNASMVFALFRNGAFARAFVGAYMVRIESLNVSIENNTVFLSAEGELASLPEDEEVHITLNVGKILTNATILREGHYRVVELKPAFGIDPSKVETSFGGNATLSEGRTGNGTIIVASSENETLEAPEIAVSPRELYTGGTVGIATSEPCLLTWKLGNLSGEGTTVPTENLQPGDYTLSVTCTYGNLTGRKEFSIRLLKRPLIKRKASGDVVSGREGEWIRVITNTDLYRLYFVPASNVSGTVVVRQIPGGVENYLTYALFNVTHPVGWSLENVTLRFRVSKEWMRENNASPDNVLLLRWEGEWVEYQPEFEYEDFGYTYYRVSVPGLSLFAVAEKIEAPSPGINETTETETTTPSPTETTSSSPSPPSASGRSNLPYYALAIAVLMLIGLYLYRKR